The Chryseobacterium nakagawai genome has a segment encoding these proteins:
- a CDS encoding polysaccharide biosynthesis/export family protein, which yields MKSKILGLFSILLLVSCKVKDNAQNDLNYMQNIEQVAIESSVKNSGNTIQIGDQLVILITAKDMDVVKPFNQSYSSSEMVQPSNTNAGGNMPSQGTTTITGPTYIVDNNGNIDFPVIGTINTTGKTLIDVKNELKGKVSQYVINPTVSVRLTNFKITVLGEVNRQGDYAITNGQATIWNALGLAGDLTGYGKRTDVLVIRTEDGKVTHGRINLQDANLINSPFFNLKQGDAIIVQSTKAKEIVSRQNPNTGLYLTAISIGVTALAVVIGLFKK from the coding sequence ATGAAAAGTAAAATATTAGGACTGTTTTCTATACTCTTATTAGTATCATGTAAGGTTAAAGATAATGCTCAGAATGATTTAAACTATATGCAGAATATAGAACAAGTGGCTATTGAATCATCTGTAAAAAATTCTGGTAATACAATACAGATAGGAGATCAGCTGGTTATCCTGATTACCGCTAAAGATATGGATGTAGTAAAGCCATTCAATCAGAGCTATTCTTCTTCTGAAATGGTTCAGCCTAGTAATACCAATGCAGGAGGCAATATGCCTAGCCAGGGAACAACAACGATAACAGGACCTACTTATATTGTAGATAATAATGGTAATATTGATTTTCCGGTTATTGGTACAATTAATACAACAGGTAAGACACTGATTGATGTTAAAAATGAATTAAAAGGAAAAGTAAGCCAATATGTTATTAACCCAACTGTAAGTGTAAGACTTACTAACTTTAAGATTACAGTACTTGGGGAAGTTAACAGACAAGGAGATTATGCCATTACTAACGGACAGGCAACTATTTGGAATGCTTTAGGACTTGCTGGTGATTTAACCGGATATGGAAAAAGAACAGACGTATTGGTGATAAGAACTGAAGATGGAAAAGTTACTCATGGTAGAATTAATCTACAGGACGCTAACTTGATTAATTCTCCGTTTTTTAATTTAAAACAAGGTGACGCCATTATTGTTCAGTCAACTAAAGCAAAAGAAATAGTCTCAAGACAGAATCCTAATACAGGACTTTATCTTACTGCTATTTCTATTGGTGTCACAGCTCTTGCTGTTGTTATTGGTTTATTTAAAAAATAA
- a CDS encoding nucleotide sugar dehydrogenase, translating to MKSYNIAIIGQGYVGLPLSLEFAHHYPVLGFDINTERINELNNGHDTTLEADIDKLKDCLNRYNESKGTIGYRGTSNIQEIANCNVFVVTVPTPIDKYNAPDLNPLLTASKMLGEIIKKGDVVIYESTVFPGCTEEECVPILEKYSGLKFNEDFFVGYSPERINPGDKINTLTSVMKVTSGSTAEIAQEVDDLYKKIITAGTHKAPSIRVAEASKAIENAQRDVNISFVNELALIFDRMGIDTNDVLEAAGTKYNFLKYKPGLVGGHCISVDPYYLAHKAEQLGYHPDVILSGRRVNDSIAKFIASKVVKLLIAKGNVIKNSQALILGVTFKENCPDVRNTKVIDIYNELKDYGVEVDIFDPWADKKEVKHEYGVTILDQLKDNKKYDSIIIAVSHKEFLTLDFGKIKKEDSIIFDTKACIDRSLVDARL from the coding sequence ATGAAATCATATAATATAGCCATTATAGGACAAGGGTATGTAGGATTACCTTTGTCTTTGGAATTTGCTCATCATTATCCGGTTTTGGGTTTTGATATTAATACAGAAAGAATTAATGAGCTTAATAATGGTCATGATACGACATTAGAAGCGGATATTGATAAACTTAAAGATTGTTTAAACCGTTATAATGAGTCAAAAGGAACTATTGGTTACAGAGGAACAAGTAATATTCAGGAAATTGCCAACTGTAATGTTTTTGTTGTAACAGTACCTACACCTATTGATAAATATAATGCTCCGGACCTGAACCCATTGCTTACAGCTTCAAAGATGCTGGGAGAAATTATCAAGAAAGGAGATGTTGTCATATATGAATCTACTGTTTTCCCTGGCTGTACTGAAGAAGAATGTGTTCCAATTCTGGAAAAATATTCAGGATTAAAGTTCAATGAAGACTTCTTTGTAGGATATTCCCCTGAAAGAATCAACCCGGGAGATAAAATAAATACCTTAACCAGTGTAATGAAAGTCACTTCCGGATCTACAGCTGAAATAGCACAGGAAGTTGACGATTTATATAAAAAAATAATTACAGCAGGTACTCACAAAGCGCCTAGTATTAGAGTCGCAGAGGCTTCAAAAGCAATTGAAAATGCTCAACGAGATGTAAACATTTCTTTTGTTAATGAGTTGGCCCTTATCTTTGATAGAATGGGAATTGATACCAATGATGTTCTTGAAGCGGCTGGGACAAAATATAATTTTCTGAAATATAAACCTGGACTTGTTGGAGGACACTGTATTTCTGTAGATCCATATTATCTGGCACATAAAGCTGAGCAACTGGGCTATCATCCAGACGTTATATTATCAGGGCGTAGGGTAAATGATTCAATTGCAAAATTTATAGCATCAAAAGTGGTAAAATTGCTTATAGCTAAGGGAAATGTTATCAAAAACTCTCAAGCTTTAATTTTAGGAGTAACTTTTAAAGAAAATTGTCCTGATGTAAGAAATACAAAAGTGATTGACATCTATAATGAATTAAAAGATTATGGGGTAGAGGTAGATATTTTTGATCCATGGGCAGATAAGAAAGAAGTAAAGCATGAGTATGGGGTAACTATTCTAGATCAGCTTAAAGACAATAAAAAATATGATTCAATTATCATTGCTGTATCTCACAAAGAATTTCTCACATTAGATTTTGGAAAAATAAAGAAAGAGGATAGTATTATTTTTGATACTAAAGCTTGCATTGACCGAAGTTTAGTAGATGCAAGGCTCTAA